In candidate division KSB1 bacterium, the DNA window AAGGATGCGGGCGCCAGCGAATTACCGCCCGGGTGTGGACCCTGCATAGGGCTTGGCGCAGGAACCCTCGAAGATGGTGAGGTCGGCATTTCTGCAACCAACCGCAATTTCAAAGGCCGAATGGGGTCCAGAAACGCTGAAGCATACTTGGCTTCTCCTGCTGTGGTCGCGGCCTCAGCTTTAGCTGGATATATCGATTTTCCGGGGGATTGGCAAGCGGCAGAAACCGTTGGCAAAATTAAGGTTAACCAAAAGCCAGAAAAGGCGAACGGCGGCGTCAAAATTTTGGACGGATTTCCGGAGTCAATTAGCGGAGAACTACTTTTCTGTCACCAGGACAACCTCAACACTGACGGCATTTACCCGGGAAAATACACCTACATCGACGAGTTTACCCCGGAACAGCAGGCGGAAGTCGTGATGGAAAACTATGATCCGGAATTTAAAAAGCTGGTTAAAAAGGGCGACATTCTTGTCGGCGGATTCAATTTTGGCAGTGGCAGTTCTCGCGAACAGGCAGCTACTTGCTTAAAATATCGCGGCATCGCTTTAGTGATCGCCGGTTCCTTCAGCGAAACTTATAAACGCAATGCTTTGAACAACGGTTTTTTAACCATCGAAGTGCCCGAGCTGGTCAATGACTTAAAAGCCAAATTCGGTACTGATAAGCTTACCCTTCGCAGTGGCATTCATGCAACAATCGACTTCCTGAAAGCGGTGTTAAATGCGGATGATAAAGAGTATGCAATCAGCCCCCTTGGCACGGCCGCGCAGGAATTGGTTTTGGTTGGTGGGTTGGAGAACTGGGTTAAGAGGAATCTTGCTTAAACCATATGACCAAACTCGGATTTTGAGCTTGGGAGCACAAAAAAACCACCTTTAATCAAGTGGAGTACCAAGCTGTAGGTGGGGAATGGTAAATTCGAAAATTGGGAGCACCGTTTAAGGAATGTTTGCGCTCCATAAAACGAAACTTCATTAACGCCCTTGTTTTATACATCTAAAAGTACCTCAAGTCAAAATTATATTGACTTAAATTCCTGATTTATCTAACCTGCATTATACTAGTAATATTATAAACTGCCAGGGTTGCGGAAACCGCTTCGCTAATTTCCGCAACCATCTATTGGCAAAAGTACTAAAACAAGATTCCATAGAGGGTCAATGTGCTGCTCGTAGGAAATGACATCGTTGATTTAAACAAAGCCGGCTACCCCGATAAACACAAAAACAGCCGGTTTGTAACACGGGTTTTCTCGGAGCAGGAGCAAACCGCCATCTTCAATTCCGCAAATCAGGATTTAACTCTTTGGATGATTTGGGCCGCCAAAGAAACGGCCTTTAAACTTATTTCTAAAATATCCGGGCCACCGGTTTTTTCACACAAAAAATTTCAGACAGTTTTACAACTTTTTAAAAACCTGGATGGAATCTCAGTAGAAGCAGCGGCGCAAGTCACTTATGCAAAACAAATCTTTGATCTGAAAATCTTCGCAAACATTGAATGTGTGCATGCGGTCGGTTCTGTACAGCGGGATGGGAAGAAATCAGACTATGTCACTTTTTCAAATACTAAATTTGTTGATGCGCAGGAAAGAAAAAAATGGGGTTCTGAAAAGAGGCTTAAAAAGCATTTTACAGAAGTTGAGCTTGCATCTATCGGCTATCCCGAATCGGCGTTAGTACGGTTTTATTGCAAACAGGAAATTGCGTCAAGATTAAAAATAGAACCCGCCCGGCTGCAGATTCTTCGTCCGCAGGACAAAAATAAAAGCCTGCCGCCGTTTTTGCTTTTGGACAATGAGCGAGTCAACATTAATCTTAGCTTATCTCATCATGGAAAATGGCTGGCGTGGATTTATAGCCTGCCCAAATCTACCTCAGCGGATTTGAGGTTGAATGAAATGTCACAGTCTTAGTCTCTTCAATAAATTCGCATTTAAAACTACCGTAACCGAACTTGAGGCCATAGCAATTTCTGCGATTACCGGGTGCAGGAGTCCTGAAACTGCCAGCGGGATGGCTACTACATTGTAGAAGAAGGCCCAGAAAAGATTTTGTTTGATTTTACGAAACGTGGCTCTGGAAAGCTTAATTGCTGAAGCCACGCTTTTTAAATCCCCACGAACCAGCGTGATATCAGCCGACTCGATTGCAATATCCGTTCCGGTTCCAACTGCGATTCCAACATCAGCCTGGGTTAAAGCCGGAGCATCGTTAATGCCGTCTCCGATCATGGCGACCTTTCCCAATTCTCTTTGCAGCCGCTGAATTTCTGCTACTTTTTCATGAGGTAAAACTTCCGCCAACACGTGCGTTATTTGTAATTTCTTTGCAATCGCTGCTGCCGTTTCACGATTGTCCCCGGTTAAGATGGCTACTCGATAGCCCATTTTCTTAATTTTTGCAATCGCTTCTGCGGCCCCCTCTTTGATCTCATCTGCGACTGCCACTGCGCCGACAACTTCACCGTTGACTGCGGTCAGCATTGTTGTCTTTGCCTCAGCTTCGAGTGCCGTGATTTTATTTTCACTTAAATTAGTATTGACATTAAAATCGTTTAAAAGCGCACGCGTCCCGACCAGGACGTTCTTCCCCGCGATTTTGCCGACGACTCCTTTTCCGGTGATAGCTTGAAAGTCCGTTACTTCTGAAAGCTGAATTTTTTCTACTCGTGCTTTCGCGACAACCGCCCGGCCTATAGGATGCTCAGACGCGGATTCCAAACTTGCTGTGAAACGAATTACCTCCTCCTTTGAAAAACCGTTGAGAGGTATCACATCTGTAACCGAAGGCTCACCTTTGGTTAACGTACCGGTTTTGTCGAACACGATTGTCTTGACATCTTTTAAATTTTGAATCGCCGCGCCGTCTCGAATTAAGATGCCGTTTTCAGCGCCCAGGCCGCTGCCGACCATTAAAGCAGTCGGAGTTGCCAGGCCCAAAGCACAAGGGCAGGCAATAACCAAAACCGCGACAAACGCAAAAATAGCCAGGGTCAACGGGCTGAGGTTTGGATTCACCCAGGGCAAGAAAGTTTGAGCCCATTGCGGAATGGCTTTCATAAAATCCGGGAAAATCAACCAGGCGGCAAAGGTCAGCAAAGCGAGTGCGATGATAATCGGTACAAAAACGCCGGTCATCCGGTCGGCAAATTCCTGAATGGGCACTTTACTGCTTTGCACGTCTTCGACCATTTGGACCATCCGGGCAAGGAAGGTGTCTTTGCCGATTTTCGTGGCCTCAATTTTAATACGACCCTGCTGGTTGATTGTCGCCCCAATGACTTCATCGCCAGGCTTTTTGTGGGCCGGCATCGATTCACCGGTTGCCATGGATTCATCGACGTCGCTTTCTCCCTCGACGATTTTGCCGTCAGTAGGAATTTTCTCGCCCGGTTTAACGACCATAATATCGCCAACCTGAACTGAAGAAACCGGCATTTCAACTTCCTGGCCATCCTCCAAAACGCGTGCAGTTTTAGCGCCTAATCGCAAAAGTTTCTTGATCGCCTCCGAAGCCCGGCCCTTGGCTTTGGTTTCAATATAGCGGCCGGTGAGGTGGAAGGCCATGATCATGGCGGAAATTCCGGCAAAGGTGCTGATCGGCATGAAAAATGAGAGCGGCCCGGTAATAATAGAGGCGGTCGTTCCCATCGCGATGAGCACGTCCATGTTGGCGTTTTTGTGTATCGCTGCGATTATTGCTGAGCGAAAAGTTGGCCAGCCGGGCCAGAGCAGCACCGGCAGCGCCAAGAGGAGCATGCCTAATTTATAAACGAAACTATTCGGCCAGGCTGAACCGGTGATAATTTTAACTAACATCCAAACCATCAACGGAACAGTAAAAGCCCAGGCGATTTTCATTCTGCTTTTTGCCTGGCGTACTTTTTCCAAATCATCCTGGCCCCCCGGCTCGGAGGTTTTATCTTTGACCGCGTAGCCGGCTTTTTTGACTGCCTCAATTAAGCTTGCTTCTCCAACCGCAGCCGGATTAAATTCCACGATGGCTTTTTCAGTCGCCAGGTTGACTTTGGCTTCTTCAACTCCATCAGTGCCCTTCAAACTTTTTTCGACCGCTTGCACGCACGATGCGCAATGCATGCCTGCAATTTGGAGAGTGACTTTTTCTGTCGCGGAGTTATTCATATTTTTAGGAGGCCTTAACATTTTTAGGTTTTGGTTCAGATGAGATTTTTGCTTTCCGTTTTGAAGCGATGTTAAATAGAATGATGCCCCCGATGGTTATAAATGCGATACTTATAATTTGTGCTGCGGTTAAACCCAACAGAACTTTTGGCGTCGTCCTGAAAAGTTCGGTGAGAATTCTACCGGTGCCGACCAAGATCAAATATAAAGCCATTTTGAAGCCGGTCGGTAATTCTTTTTTTCGAATACTCCAAAGAAATATGAAACTGCCGAAGAGCCAGATCATGTCATAAATTGGCGTTGGATGAACCAGCTCATTAGTTGGAATGATGCCCTTTGGGAATGACATGGCCCAGGGCAAGTCGGTTGGCGGGCCATAGTCGCCGTCGCCGGAGAGCAGGCAGCCTATGCGGCCAAATGTTTGACCGAGAGCATTCAAAGGCGCCATCAAATCAAAGACAAACGGAAAGCTAATTTTCTTCACTCGCAAATATAGAAAAACGGATAAAATAG includes these proteins:
- a CDS encoding 4-phosphopantetheinyl transferase family protein — encoded protein: MLLVGNDIVDLNKAGYPDKHKNSRFVTRVFSEQEQTAIFNSANQDLTLWMIWAAKETAFKLISKISGPPVFSHKKFQTVLQLFKNLDGISVEAAAQVTYAKQIFDLKIFANIECVHAVGSVQRDGKKSDYVTFSNTKFVDAQERKKWGSEKRLKKHFTEVELASIGYPESALVRFYCKQEIASRLKIEPARLQILRPQDKNKSLPPFLLLDNERVNINLSLSHHGKWLAWIYSLPKSTSADLRLNEMSQS
- a CDS encoding prolipoprotein diacylglyceryl transferase; this encodes MIPELFKIGPLTINSFGVMAMLGFLIPTLLLRKEFARFKYDPDLANGVIIATMIGGFVGARIYFIAERWDGFLANPGDYLFTGAGLVWYGGLIGAILSVFLYLRVKKISFPFVFDLMAPLNALGQTFGRIGCLLSGDGDYGPPTDLPWAMSFPKGIIPTNELVHPTPIYDMIWLFGSFIFLWSIRKKELPTGFKMALYLILVGTGRILTELFRTTPKVLLGLTAAQIISIAFITIGGIILFNIASKRKAKISSEPKPKNVKAS
- a CDS encoding copper-translocating P-type ATPase, producing the protein MNNSATEKVTLQIAGMHCASCVQAVEKSLKGTDGVEEAKVNLATEKAIVEFNPAAVGEASLIEAVKKAGYAVKDKTSEPGGQDDLEKVRQAKSRMKIAWAFTVPLMVWMLVKIITGSAWPNSFVYKLGMLLLALPVLLWPGWPTFRSAIIAAIHKNANMDVLIAMGTTASIITGPLSFFMPISTFAGISAMIMAFHLTGRYIETKAKGRASEAIKKLLRLGAKTARVLEDGQEVEMPVSSVQVGDIMVVKPGEKIPTDGKIVEGESDVDESMATGESMPAHKKPGDEVIGATINQQGRIKIEATKIGKDTFLARMVQMVEDVQSSKVPIQEFADRMTGVFVPIIIALALLTFAAWLIFPDFMKAIPQWAQTFLPWVNPNLSPLTLAIFAFVAVLVIACPCALGLATPTALMVGSGLGAENGILIRDGAAIQNLKDVKTIVFDKTGTLTKGEPSVTDVIPLNGFSKEEVIRFTASLESASEHPIGRAVVAKARVEKIQLSEVTDFQAITGKGVVGKIAGKNVLVGTRALLNDFNVNTNLSENKITALEAEAKTTMLTAVNGEVVGAVAVADEIKEGAAEAIAKIKKMGYRVAILTGDNRETAAAIAKKLQITHVLAEVLPHEKVAEIQRLQRELGKVAMIGDGINDAPALTQADVGIAVGTGTDIAIESADITLVRGDLKSVASAIKLSRATFRKIKQNLFWAFFYNVVAIPLAVSGLLHPVIAEIAMASSSVTVVLNANLLKRLRL